From the Coffea eugenioides isolate CCC68of chromosome 1, Ceug_1.0, whole genome shotgun sequence genome, the window CTTCTACAGTCGCTTCTTCTGCCCAAAATATGGGATCAATGAGGTTATTTGTTTCAACCTTCTGAAATATTCTTGTAGATGAATTAATCACATGATTCCATATGCCTGATGAaccaaaaaacaagaaaaaaaaacccatttTATGGACTTTTAAAAAGGTCGGGATCCTGTCAGATGACTTGCTTTCCAAATTTCAGGATCCTATTTGTGGGAGTGCACATTGCGCCTTGGCACCGTACTGGAGCAAAAAGCTTGGGAAATGCGATTTTGTTGCATATcaggttctctctctctctctctctctttctctgcttttccctttttcttcacaTTGAACATGAACACATGAATATACGGACAGTAAGAAATAGAAGAAGTATGCCACTGTCCCCTTTAAGCATGACAAATATAGGAGAATGGGACAAATTTAGAACCGTGGATATGGATAAAGAGGTATTATTCTCGTTACCACATGATTACGAACATTATCTCTAAACtatttttgcatgatatttggGTTGCATTACACTGGTCCTTTCACTGTTGAAGTCAACTTACGCTCTCTCCTGCTAACTTTAAATCTTACATAAAGATTACATTCATTAAGTCCTCTTGCATGGATAAACAAAATTAGTACATGTGTTTGTTGAGGGATCAGTAAACAAGGTGTGGGTGAGCCATGAACTTTAAAGACCATGGATGCCTTTAGCCCTTGGTTCACCTCTCCGTGTTGGATGATATGTTTTCTCTAACATTTTCGTGACTTATTGAATTAAATATGCCATTGTcttcttcattatttttctttatttgcttACTATTTTTCATGTTGTATCTGTCATTTTTGTGTACGTGCGTGCTGGCTGGTATATCTTTTTTAATATGGCTTGCTGGAATTGAGAGTTGGTGGTGTAGGAAAGTATGGTTGTTGAGGAATTTGATGGGAGGAGGATATATTGCCTGATACCAAATGTTAGCAATCTACTAAATACTAAGGTTTACTAGTGTCAGATTTTGTTTGTTtgtgctctctctctctcactcacaCACACACTGACAGCAAAAAAATATGGACACTTCATTATTTGTTTAGGTATTATTCTCCTGTACCTTTTGAATTTGGCCTGTGATATGGCAATATTGCCtgattcttttaaatttttctgtCCTTATGGTAGACGATGATGATAGAAGCCCTCAAAGGTTCGGGAATGAAACAGAAAAGTCGTGGTGATGCAGACAAGGTTGCTGTACTTACTGCATGGCATAGAGTTGATTGTAGAACTAGAGAAGCTTTCCGTCGTAGCTTTCTTCCAGAATTGATAAGTGGATATGAGGTAACTTTGAGATCGACAAGACAGAGTATAATTACTTCCTCTTCTTATCATCTATTACACTACATCTACTCTATTGTCGTGATGATCTTGTATTATTTGCATGCTTTATGTTGTCTATGCTTCTTGTGTTTATTTACTCATCCTCTTAGGAGTGCATCCGGGACTTTGTGAAGGAGACTGGAGATGGTGGTGTTCTTGAGTTAAATGTTCAAGATCCTTTCCGCCGGTTGTTGCTGCATGGTGTTTGTGAGGTATATCTGCCCATTTGATTCTTGAAGATGTAAGACTCACTATTTGCACTCAGCATCGAAGAGTCATTATTTCCCCTTAGATATTGATAAGTCGTTGATGACAATAACTTGTCAGTAAAGGTGTTAGCCTGCCAAAAAAtgatttctctcttttcctaAACGAAAAGAGCAGCAGTTGTCATTAACCGGCTTCTGTATTTAGTTATGAGTCTCATGTTGTGCCCCAAAATTCCCTTTCAATAGTTCTACAACTTGGTGTCAGTAACAGTGACGCAATCAAAGGGAACAGAGACATTGAAAATGACCAGAATAAGGAAGAAGAAGGCCGGTGATTTTGAGCTTCCCAACATGGTCACTCTCTGTAACTTTCTCAGGATGGCGAAAGAAGGGATTTGGTGATCATTGTTCAATTATGTGATCATATATTATAGCACAAATTTGTGCATTGTCTTTTAGTACCAAAAAATAACGTACTCAGTGCTTGGTAGTTCAAATGTTGTTGAAATGATTTGTTTCGCGATGCGGGTAGATTTGATTTAGGCCTGCAGCAGGTGAAGTATGTATTTCTTGTAAATTGATTCTGAATAATAGTTTACTCAGAGCTGATTGGTCCCTTTTCTGCTggttttgctgtgtgctgttacCTTGTCAAAACATTCTCTGTTAACAATGTACAGAAAGCAAGCGACTGTAGAATGAAACTGTAAAACCTCTTTATCATTTACAGAGACTGACTAACTGGGAAAATAATGCACGGCTAGCTGTTGATATTATAGTTTCTCTGTTTCTTTTACAAGTGAGGGGAGTCAGGACTGGTTGTTATATGTGGTTGAATGAAAGTAAATTGCCAAGACATTATCAATTTTCCGTGTACAGCATTGAGCATACTGGTTCTGCGTTGGCGCATTCCTTGTTCAGGGGCGGCGGTTCATAGTCTTTCCAAAGGCGAGTGTAACTGGCAAAGTACGCATCAATCAACGGACGACTGGATGCCCTTTGTCATTAGCGGTGGAGTCACGTGCAGTTAAGGGggtgtggtttttttttttggtctacaGAGGGCTATCCGGGTTTTCGGACTGGTAATACCTAATAATCCGACTAATCTCCTGCGATCCGGGAGAAGAGGCCCCACTCCACACCGAGCATTTGCACGCGGGACTCGAACCCTGGTTGGCCAGGACCTTTTGGTCGCCAAAGTTTAGAAATTTTTAAGTCGTTTCTCACTTGCTTCTTtctaaaatttttagaaatctcTTACTTACCATACATTGCTTTACACCCCcttaattttgagaaaattatgttTAAAACTTAGAAAGTTCAGAAATTCTCAAAGTTGTTCCTTATTTGCTTCTCCCTAAAATTTTTAGAATTCTCTTTCCTATCATATATTGCCCCCTaaataattgaaaattcatAATCATTACCCTTCACAGGTGTGTTAGACCTACCAAAAAGTTAAACACGTATGTTAATTCAAAGGTAATTTTGACTGTAAATTTTAAGCACATTTAACattagaaaaaatgaaattttgaatattGACACATTTATTGATTTTATATTATCGGAGTTTGACCCCTACCTCCAAGGTCTTGGTTGTCACTGCCTGTCATCCTCGTCACTTCTGCATTATGAATTTGATTAAGGAAACTATGGGCCCTTTAGGAGGACCCGCCACATACAAGGGGCAGGAAGGTTGTAGGTGTAATCGTTCCTGGCGGTTTTGGCCATTTTCAACGACGCGTAACTTTGGTTGCACACAGTATAATTTTATTTGCATAACGTGTAACTTTAGTATAAAATTTTTGCGAGTCTCACATATATTGTGAAAATCGATGTATAACTAGTTATCTGGATCGCACATTTTTTTTAGTCAAAATCTGGCCGTAAACAGTTCAGAAGCGGTCATTTTCCCTCACCCGCATGGCACCGTCGCTGCAGAAGTAAGAAATGTTCATTCAAACGTGGAACACTTCTCTAAGTAGAAGAAAAGAGCAGTAAGTCTAAAAACTCTGCGTTTGAAGAACACTTTTCTAAGTAGAAAAAAAGCGGTACACTTCTCTAAGTAAAAGAAAAGCAGAACACTTCTCTAAGTCAAAGAAAAGAGCAGTAAGTCTAAAAACTCTGCGTTTGAAGAACACTTCTCTAAGTAGAAAAAACGTGGAACACTTCTTTAAGTAGaaaaaatgttcattcaaaCGTGGCTTTGTTTGGATCatttagtttttcaaaaactagttttttaaatacgataaaatttttaaaatatattctaaaaggtactctaaaaagtagtttaaaatttttttaatgtttaaaaaaatcctaaaatatattttaaaaattctactactcttaaatattccaaaatattttctaaaaaaatcttaaaatatactctaaaaactctgttacagtaaattttttcaaaaacaccctaaAAAACAGCTAATCTATCCATTTGCTctttctaaaaataaaaaagtatgaAATGTATGAATTGATGATGAAAATGTTTGAATTTGgacatccctcacattttatcaaataaatttttttgtttctcacTCTTAAAATGTCAACTTAAGCCTTGTTTGGTATGAgtttttctatcaaaaaatCTCTACGTTTTTCGTGAAAATATTTCCcgatcacttttttatctcacatatatcaaatcccTACGATACATTTTTTTAcgaaaaactccaaaaaattgcATTACTAATATTTcttacaaaattaaattaataaaaattggCTTTAACACAAGTTTTTGATTACTTTTTAGCCTGAAATCATTACGTGATTTACATGTAGTTatttttaatataaaaaaaagatCAGATCCCACTTTTGTAAtggtaaaaatgaatataaattaGGTCAGATTCCACTTTTtaggagaaaaataaatataatttagACCATATCCTACTTTTTTACGAATAAAAGTAAATATAGATCAGCTTATTTATTTAACTACAAATGAGATTTAACCATTTTAGCCCTTAACAAATGATTAAGTATGAGTTATATGACGAATTTGGGAGTGTGCAATTTCGAAAAATAATTGATTTACCGACCAATTTCGATTTCAATTCGGAATTTCGAAATCGAAGTAAACAAAAAGCGGAAAGAAAATcgaaatttttgtgttttgaatTCATGAATCGAAAACGGTAAATCAACtatctattttgaattcaaattgtatatataatataaatatacatatatgtagtataaaatatttatatgatataataatacatctaactacttattatattatataataatagcGAGTCTAATTGAGTTAGTTGTATAGAACAAAAATTAGCATCTAATTTATCAAACTATGTTATAAACTTATAAGTTCAATTCACTAATTTTGGTAAAATGCCGAATTCCGAAATGAAATcgaatcgaaatcgaaatttgtgaattcaaattttaaaaaatatcgaAATTTCCAACttccaaatttttgaaaatttcgaaTTCATAGTTCCGATCTACCAAAATCGAATTCGATGCACACCCCTAGATGAATTTAAGATGAAACATGATCAAAAATTTAGATTGGAATCAAATTTCATCATGTACGTTTTGATGGATTTGCCTATATACTAAATAGTAAATTATTGCAATCAGTCGTATTCTTGTAGCGCAAGAATATTGGTGGAGAAGTACAATCATCTATATAGTAAATAGTAAATTATTGCAATCAGTCGTATGCTTGTAGCGCAAGAATATTAGTGGAGAAGTACAATTTTGCTAGTTGCTGCTTGCATTGACAAGCTTGGGAAACAAATCGCAAAAGCCAAAATGGGACAAAGAACGTGAAAATGTGCTGTGGcattttgtatatatataatacttTCAGCACTTTCTCCTACATCTTCGGTCTCCCAAGCATATAACCTTTCCAGTGGTGTAGCTCACTTAGCCGGAGGACAGGAGGCAGGTGAAGTCGGTACATAACGCTTCTATACTGTTGCAGTATGGCCAGAAAACCTGTTAAGTTCTGCGTGGTATGCGTTCTCCTTTCGCGTTTTAATTCCAATTACCGCATCACAGAATTAGGGTTTATACCTTCTTAATTTGATTGGGTCTAATTGGGTAAGTTTAGGTGGATGCTTTCACGGACAAGGTGTTCAAGGGGAACCCGGCGGCAGTGTGTTTGTTAGAGGACGAGAAAGACGAAGAATGGATGCAATCTGTTGCTACCGAATTTAATATCTCGGAAACTTGTTACCTCACTCGGATTGTCGACTCTGACTCACAGTCCACAACTCCCAGATTTAAACTACGTTGGTTCACTCCAGTAGCTGAGGTCAGTCCTCCCCTGTTCCGTTGTCTTTTGAGTCGGAAGTTTCAAGGTTGAGTCTTGGAtattgatatttgaaaattttcctttatgTTAATACCGAAAGAATCGCATCTGTACTTTGCACTAGTACTGCCTTTGTGTTGTGGTTGGGCATCTCTTTCCCTTCAGCCCAAATCTTAGATCCTAAAATAAAAGAAGTTGGCGCTTTGATATTGAAGTCAAGTATTCCAATTAGGCAACTACTACTGAAGACTGCATGAAATCAAGTTTTCCACATTGTAGCAAGACATATCTGATATCCATCGAGTGCTGGTCATTTTCTGTATCTGTATTTGCAGGTTAAACTCTGTGGACATGCAACGTTAGCAGCTTCATATTTTCTCTTCAGTTATGGTCTGGTGAATTCTGATAAGATAGAATTCCTGACGCTATCAGGAATTTTAACAGCCAAGAAAGTGCCAGATTCCAAAACCTCAAATTCAATCGACCATCAAAATGGCGATGTCCAAGAGGAATACTTTGTTGAATTAGATTTTCCTGTAGTCCCAATTGCTGTACATAATTCTGCGAAGATCTCGGAAATCTCTAAGAGCTTGAATGGTGCTTCAGTGGTCGAGATCCATGAGACAACTACTGAAGAGGATCTCCTTGTAAGTTTCCTCTTTTTTTGAGAGACCATTATGTGCTTTTATCTTTCGCAAACATgttgaaaaaatttaaacatgctGCTAAACATGATGTAACCACTAAAGATATTATGCTCAAGTAAAATAGAGCGAGAACTTTGGTTAATCAACTATTTCCCAAGAGCAATCTTGAGAAAGTACATGCTAATGACAATGGTGGTCATGTTTTGGTAGGTTGTGCTCCCATCAGGAAAGGCAGTTGTAGAAGCAGAACCACTTTTTGATGAGATCAAAAGATGTCCAGGCGGAGGGATAATTATAACAGGACCTGCACCCCCTGAATCTGGATTTGACTTCTACAGTCGCTTCTTCTGCCCAAAATATGGGATCAATGAGGTTATTTGTTTCAACCTTGTGAAATATTCTTGTAGATGAATTAATCACATGATTCCATATGCCTGATTAaccaaaagaggaaaaaatccaaatttatgGACTTTTAAATGGTGGGGATCCTGTCAGATGACTTGCTTTCCAAATTTCAGGATCCTGTATGTGGGAGTGCACACTGTGCCTTGGCACCGTACTGGAGCAAAAAGCTTGGGAAATGCGATTTTGTTGCATATCAGGTTTTCTCTCactctgtttctctgtttttccctttttcttcacaTTGAACATGAACACATGAATATATGTATGTTTCCACCAATTTCACTTCCTGgtgaaatttcagaaaattattTGGACAGTAAGAAATAGAAGAGGTAGAAATCAAGGATTTTATCCCGTTACTTATTAAGAACCGATCTCCTGACTCAGGCATCACCAAGAAGTGGTGTGCTCCATTTGCATGTGGACGAGAAGAATCAAAGAGTGCTTCTGCGAGGGAAAGCAGTTGTTGTAACAGAGGGCTCTATTTTGGTCTGAATTTGATGTGCCCCCGTGAAAGTTTACATTTGCTTGGAGCTGAAAAACATCTTGGCAAACTTTTAATTGATCATTTGTGTCGCTTCTTTTGTACCACAAACCATCTACCGAATAATCTGCTTAATTTGTATGCCTTTGTATTTGTGAGGATATATTTTGTTTACCTGCATTTTCATACCCTGTGCAGTCACTCACTCATTGATGATCCAACTTCTTGAATTGATtaggaaaaaggaagaaacttgGTAACTTAACAGTGCTATCATAGCGCAACTATATGTTTACGAAGTCTTCTTTATTAGGCTGATCTGATGGGAGAGTTTGATTGAAAGTAAAACAACCTTATCGAAACCTTATCTCTGTCCGTGTATATACTTCCTCGAGCACTCCAGTTAAGAACTGATTCTATAATGGCGAGTAATTACGAGCAAAGCAAAACAAGTCttgttctttttatttatttattttaaattataGGATTATTCATTAACGGAGGAACGCTGACCGAGCAGCAAAGGAGGAAATACACGTACATTATTGTTAAAACAGCAGATTATTATAtatttagaagaaaaaaaaaaagaaaggggcgCTTCATCATGAATGAATTATTGGAGTCATTTGTTGGTGGTGAAATTGAACTTGGAGCAAGTTGTGCTCCGGAACAGAACGGAAGAGCTGAAACCGAGCCTATTGGAAACCAGGTCAAACTGGAGCAGATTGTCTTCAATCTGATGTCCTCCAATCACGATTGAGGTCCTGGGGTTTGGCCCGCCATCCACGAAACCCAGGCACAAGCCATCCACACCGTTGACTTTGACGCTGACCATCGAATTCGCGCCAAAGATCCTCCAAAACACATCATCACTCTGCAGCACGAGATCAATGGTGGGAACAGCCGGTCCCACGCCCGTGCTGGCTATCTTGTCCGCTTCGTAGCACAAACTGAATGGCTTCACCGGCGTTATTGAGGAGAGGTTGAGAGCGGCTGATTCCTGCTCAAACGCGGCCGTGAAGGCCTTGAAAATGGAGGTGTGCAGCAGGGTGTATGGCGTGGAAGTCGTAACCTTGGTCCCGCCGATTCCATTCTCTTGATTGATGGCAAGGAGGGTCTTATTTAAAGGCACGGCATTGCCGTTGACCTTGATGGAAGTCACCCCAATGAAATACTCATCCGATGGGCGGTTAGGGTAAGTGATTACGGTGCCGCCGTAGGGGTTTAAGAGGAGGGGAGTGTAAATCAGCGATTTTGAAAGGTCAATTCCGGGCAAGAAGTAATATGGCCCAGCGGAGTTGAAGAAAGCCGCGCCGTTTGCGGAGGGCGTACTGGGCAAGCAAATCGCGAATATCAATGGAGAAGAGAAGGCTCGGCTGAGCTGAGCCGGCAGGGAGAAATTGAACCTGCCTAAAGCCGCCAATCCGGTGACTCCTCTAGCCAAGCCCCTCAGCAACTTGGTTGTACCGCAAGAAAACACGAAATCCGAATCCAGGCCCAGTTTGCCCGGGTTTCGGCCGTCAGTGGCGGGCAAGGCAAGCGAGTCGAGCAGTATATCTCCTATGGCAACCTGCCGAGTCACGGAATTCTCAGGGAAGAATTCGCAGGAGTCGTTGAAGCACGAGGGACCGGGTCGTTTGAAACAGTTGCCATAAATGCCTGTGTCGAGCTCAAGGCAGAGGGAGGCGTTGTAGAGGAGGTGGCGGTAAGTGGAGGACTTGTAGCGACGAGTGCAGTCAACCCAGGTGAGGGAGGCTCCCAAGTCGAGGTGCAAATTGGTGTGTTGAAGAGGGGTCTTGAGGTAAGCTGAGACAGAGTATAAGTTGGTGGAGGTGTCCTTTTGGATGGGTGTGAGGAGGGGTTGGTCTGCTTGGGCGGGGTGGAGAGATGAGGAGATGAAGATTAATAACAATGAGGAGGAGAGGAGGATGGAAAAGGAGAGGGGCTTCGAAGCTGGAGCTTGCATGGCTTTCAACTTCAAATCATTAATAATATGCATGCCACTGCCACCCATGCATTGCAGCGAAATCCATTTATAGAAGATGGTGGAGGACAAATAATGCGAGCTAGCTTCTACTACTACTGGTACTTTCACTCATGTTCTGAAGTCAGAATATGATATTGAGTTGGGAATTGGTTTTATCTGAGGATTGAGTTATGTGGGGTTGGATTGCCAGTACGAAATTTCTGAATATTGATATTTTAAGGTTTTCAATTTCAGCGGCATCCACCCGGGAAGAGTGAAAAACAAGCAAAACGCGGATTCACGCTCCGCAAATCtgcaaatgagttttttttttttggaaatcttaaaaaaaagaaaaagggtaaggTGTTAGTAATCACAGGTCATTACGGTGAAAAGACATCTAAGCAAGTAGCTTCCTATTTTACATTCCAAAGCTAGTTAAAACTTGATTTAGGCTACCAGGGTGATCAGATAGCATTCAATTCCTTATGAAATAGAGTACCATCCACTCACATTTACACCTTACTTTTTGTTACTTGCCAATGAccaaaaacaataataatactcCTTTGATGAACCTAAAATTAGTATGAAACAGAAAGCCTTTTAATTAGTACAAAGTAAACCTCAGTGATGAAAGCGGCAGTCGTACATTAAAGGCTTCCAACTTCAAGTAATTAAACCAAATCCGTGCGAATGATATCATGATGCTATTAAAATCGAATTAACACCAACATGCTACCATAATTACAGAGAAAATTTGATCATCCCGAATTGTGGCACTTAAACCGAATATCTGATTGAACCTCATTCCGAATAAATGACACTCTACCCCAAGGATAAAAAATTCTGATTTTCTttcaacataaaaaaaaaaattacttgtgAGAGATTACCGTGTATTCTCTTAATTAGAGGTGTAAACAAATTTAATCAAGTTAAATATCTTAATattcaattttgtttaattattttaatgaatttgaaaCTTTCGCTGTGTGTGAATTAACTATGAATATGGCAAGGTGAAATCTATTGCTGGTAGGAGCGTattcgagtcgagtcgagctcgagctcgagctcgatcgagATTCATAGAGAGGTGAAATCTATTGCTGGTAGGGGCGTATTCGATCGAGTCGGAGAATCTCagttcgagctcgaactcgatcGAGTCCTTAAAAgctcgagactcgactcgataaggctcaACCTTGAGtcaagccttatcgagtcgagtaaACTGATCAATCGAGCTTTTAATCAATCTTGTAAATTCAGTATAAATTATACTCATAATgatcattttataattataatacatatatattatttaaattatactACTCGACGAGTAGCTCGCCGAGCCACGAGCTGCAAAAATTCGAACTCGAATTCGACTTGAATGTATACTCGAGTAACTCGAAACTCGACTTAAATTCGATTTCAAATCAAGTCATTGACCGAGCTATTCGCAAGCTACTCGCGAACAGCTCGGCTCGCATGAATCCCTAATTGCTGGTATGGATATAACAACAATGAGTTCAAAAAGTaatctataaaaaaaatttgatgatAAGACCCTCAGTGTTTTTTCAGTATAAACTTTAgcataatatatttatatggaATATGTGCTTACCAAGTTTGAAAGGAACAAAGAATACAGTCCAC encodes:
- the LOC113775003 gene encoding uncharacterized protein LOC113775003, encoding MTNIGEWDKFRTVDMDKETMMIEALKGSGMKQKSRGDADKVAVLTAWHRVDCRTREAFRRSFLPELISGYEECIRDFVKETGDGGVLELNVQDPFRRLLLHGVCEFYNLVSVTVTQSKGTETLKMTRIRKKKAGDFELPNMVTLCNFLRMAKEGIW
- the LOC113774994 gene encoding uncharacterized protein LOC113774994 — its product is MARKPVKFCVVDAFTDKVFKGNPAAVCLLEDEKDEEWMQSVATEFNISETCYLTRIVDSDSQSTTPRFKLRWFTPVAEVKLCGHATLAASYFLFSYGLVNSDKIEFLTLSGILTAKKVPDSKTSNSIDHQNGDVQEEYFVELDFPVVPIAVHNSAKISEISKSLNGASVVEIHETTTEEDLLVVLPSGKAVVEAEPLFDEIKRCPGGGIIITGPAPPESGFDFYSRFFCPKYGINEDPVCGSAHCALAPYWSKKLGKCDFVAYQASPRSGVLHLHVDEKNQRVLLRGKAVVVTEGSILV
- the LOC113774984 gene encoding basic 7S globulin-like, with the translated sequence MGGSGMHIINDLKLKAMQAPASKPLSFSILLSSSLLLIFISSSLHPAQADQPLLTPIQKDTSTNLYSVSAYLKTPLQHTNLHLDLGASLTWVDCTRRYKSSTYRHLLYNASLCLELDTGIYGNCFKRPGPSCFNDSCEFFPENSVTRQVAIGDILLDSLALPATDGRNPGKLGLDSDFVFSCGTTKLLRGLARGVTGLAALGRFNFSLPAQLSRAFSSPLIFAICLPSTPSANGAAFFNSAGPYYFLPGIDLSKSLIYTPLLLNPYGGTVITYPNRPSDEYFIGVTSIKVNGNAVPLNKTLLAINQENGIGGTKVTTSTPYTLLHTSIFKAFTAAFEQESAALNLSSITPVKPFSLCYEADKIASTGVGPAVPTIDLVLQSDDVFWRIFGANSMVSVKVNGVDGLCLGFVDGGPNPRTSIVIGGHQIEDNLLQFDLVSNRLGFSSSVLFRSTTCSKFNFTTNK